GCTATCTGAGCAAGGTCTTAGTAAAAAGATTTTTTGAATTTCATTAATAGAGTTGTTAACATCTCGTGCTGATGCAAATGGACCATAATAAAATCCATCATTCTGTTTTTTGCCTCGATATTTAGTAATTTGTGGAAATTCATGATCAGTTCTAATATGAATATAAGGGAAGCTTTTATCATCACGTAATAAAATATTATAACGCGGTTTTAAGGTTTTAATAAGACTAGCCTCAAGCAGCAAGGCTTCAGCTTCTGATTTAGTAATAATAACTTGAATATCAACTATCTGCTCAATCATCCGAATAATGCGGTTGTTTAAACGAGCTGGGGTGGCGTAATTACTAACTCTGGCTTTTAAATTCTTGGCCTTTCCTACATATAATACTTTATTTTCGTCGCTTATCATCCGATAAACACCAGGAGTGCTAGGAAGGTTTTTAATAAATTCTTTTACAAAATCAAAGGATTTAAGTTTGCTCATTTCTGTCAATATTGCTTAGCCTTGTATATGCTAGCATAATTAAAATACTACCAATAATCATTAAAATTGGAATGGCAGATAAAGAATATTTTAATTCATCTTTGGTGTAAATTCTTAAATTGTTTGCAATGGATCCTTGGTTTACTAAATCAATGACAAAACCAATAATTAAGTGAATGAAGAATCCTGATGACATTACAATCGAATTAGTAATTGCGGCTGTTATTGCTGCGAACTCATTAGTAACAAGCTTGCTATTAATAGTAAAAATTACTACCTGAGAACCGCATCCAAGGCCGGTAACAAAGCAGCAAGCGATAATTTGAGCATAGCTTAAATGATCAATAGAAAGTAAAATGGATAAAGAAATGGTCATAATAAAACCACAAAAAAGCACAGTGATAATATCACAATTAAGCTTTTCTGAAATAAAAACCATTAATGGACCTCCAATGCATAACCCTAAATAAACCATCGATACTGCAAAAGAGGCATCTGACTTGCTAAGATGAAATATTGTAGTTAAGTATTTTACTCCCCAGGCATCTGCAAATCCTTCAGTAGGTCCCATCATTAATCCGCCGCAAATTGCAACAAATACTACGGTTTTATACTTTTTAAAATAAAGACCTAGATCTTTAAAAGTAATACTAGGTAAATTATCTTCAAATTTCTCTTGTTTATCGGTTAACATCAATAGAGGTACGATTGACAATAATAGGCCAAAAGCTGCAAAAGTATAATAAATATATTGCCAAGAATACTGAGTGATTAATAAGGCAATTGGCTTGCCCCCATACATTGCTCCTAAAAATCCGGCAGTAAAGGTTAAAGAAATAAGAAAGCTATATTGCTTAGGCGGAAAATAAAGACTAGCCATTTTAGCGCTACCTAAAAAGCCAATAACCGAACCAATACCCATTAAAATACGTGCAATTAACGCAATATAAAAATTATCGGTACTTGCAAAAACAATTGCCCCTATACTATACAGGGCCATTACGGCTGAAAGTACAAATCTGGGATTATACTTATCCAGTAAAATACCAATAGGAATTTGCATAAGCGAATAAGAAGCGTAGAATAAAGATGAGAATAAGGCAAATTGCAGCGCATTAATGTGGAACTGGCTAGTTAATTCATCCACTAACAGCCCTGGAGTATTACGAATCATAAACTGATAGGCAAAAAATATGGTGGGAACCAACCATATTATCAGGGTTCTGATATGATTAAATCTAGCTTTGTGCATTATTTGATATGAAAATTTTAATTATAAAAATAGTAAATTAATTAATAGCCATAATTGCTAAATAATCAACTACTTCTATTAAATTTATTTTTTAGATGATTTGGGTGATTTCTTTTTGATGCTTTCTTCGCTCGTGGCAGAAGTATGTTCACCTTCTTGAAGTTTGATAATTTGTTGTTCTAAGTTGGCAATCTTTTCTAATGCCAGCTTTATCATTTCTTGTGTGGCCATTAAATCATCTTTTTTTACTAAATCCATTTTTAGCAAGAAGCTTTCCACCATGTTTTTAAGCATTTCTTCAAAGTGCTTAGCTGAACCTACAAAGGTGTTGAAGGCGCTAGCACCTAATCTTTGAAATTCTTCAAAAAATTTATTGTTTGACATTTATCTAATTTGAAAATTAATACTTATCTTATATTTTAATATAACTAACCATAGTAGCCATGACAACAATTTTTTTTCATAATATCAACCCAGTTTTATTTGCCTTTGGTCCCTTAGAAATAAAATATTACGGTTTAGCTTATGCGCTAGGAATGCTAATTGGGATTGAACTAATTAAGCGAGTGTATAACCATAATTTTAAAATTACACCTAAAGAATTGGATACTCTGCTTGTTTATATCATTTTTGGAGTGATTATAGGCGGAAGGATGGGTTATATTTGCTTTTATCAGCCTGAGAAATTTCTATCTTTAGAATTATTTTATATATGGAAAGGAGGTATGTCATTCCATGGTGGCCTGGGGGGGGTAATTGCAGCTATTTATCTGTTTGCCAAAAAATTTAAATATAATTTTTTAAATATTACGGATCATTTAAGTATGGTAACACCAATAGGCTTATTTTTAGGTAGAATAGCTAATTTTATTAACGGCGAACTTTTTGGCAGAGTAACCGATAGAAGTTGGGGTGTGGTATTTCAATACGGGGGTAATATACCGCGCCATCCTAGCCAACTGTATGAAGCATTTTTTGAAGGGGTAGTGCTTTTTGCAGTGCTTAACCTGCTATATTTTAAAACTAATATCAGTCAATATGCTGGCAGGCTTTCAGGAGTATTTCTGCTGGGTTATGGTGTGTTTAGATTGCTGGTAGAAAATTTTAGAGAGCCTGATTTTCAGTTGGGTTTGTTGTTTGGGAGCCTTACTATGGGGCAAATCCTTTCGATCCCAATGATTTTGTTTGGCATTATCTTGATTAAGCGGGCTACTAAATTTGTTTAAATTATTAGATTTCATCAAGCAGAAAATTATTCAACAAGGTTTTATTACTATTGATGAATATATGTCGTTATGCCTTTATGATCCCATATATGGTTATTATTCAACAAAGCAGCCGTTTGGGAAGAGTGGAGACTTTATTACCGCGCCAACTACTTCACAAGTGTTTGGTGAATTAATAGGTCTATTCTTGTTAAATACTCTAGCTTGTAATCAAATAACTAATAATATTAATTATATTGAACTAGGTCCCGGAAACGGCACTTTGCTAAGCGATATTTTACGAAGCTGGGGGCGGTTTAGCAATCTTGCTAATGTTACTAATTTTTGGCTGGTAGAAAATAGTCTAAGCCTAAGACTTACCCAGGCAGAAAATTTAAAGCCATATAGCTTACCTACACTGCAATGGTTTGATAATATCAGTGATTTTAAGGTTCAAAATCAATATGTAATGCTAGTTGCCAATGAATTTTTTGATGCGCTGCCGGTTAAGGCTTTTATTAAGATTAATGGTAACTGGCACGAGCAAATTTTAATGCTTGAAAATGATCAAATAAAAATAACTCACTTACCTATTATCTCTGGTAACTCTGAGTATTTTAACCAAAATTACTGTACTGCTCCAAATGGTGCAATTATTGAATTGAACCATAACGCAGGGGAAATAGCCAAACATATTGATGGGCTGGTTATAGAGAATAAAGGTATTGCGATTATTATTGATTATGGTTTTGTTGAAAGAAAGGGAAAGTTTGTTTCAACCTTGCAATCTCTTAAAAAGCATAAATTCGTAGATAATTTTCAGTATCCTGGTGAAGCAGATATTACCACTCATGTGGATTTTGTAGAGCTTAGCAAAAATATTATCAATGCCAAATATCATATCACTACCCAGGAAGCTTTTTTAAAAACTTTAGGTGTACAAGCAAGGTTTGAAGAGCTTAAGAAGAAAAATCCCCACTTAAAAGAAATGCTCACCAGGCAATATGAAAGGTTGGTTTCAAAAAGCCAAATGGGTGAGTTATTTAAAGTGCTAATTATTTATCATCCAGAACTTGAGATTTTAAATTCTTACAAATTGTGAACCTAAAGTTTCAAAATTTTCCATTAACTGATGTACTTCTGGAACTTGGTTGAATTCATATCGGATTGCTCCGGGCTTAATCACTTTTTTATCAAGCATAGTAAAAACTTCATTAGCACTAAGAATTAATTCCAAGCGGGGAGCTTTATAAACCTCCAACCGTGGACGAGTAAGAAATAAGCATTTTTCATCAGCTAAGGTTAAATTTAGCTTAAGTGGCCTGCCTAATATATCTCCGCAAGAGGCGAGTAATCCAAAGTAATTCAAACATTTCATGGATTTATTTAAATATTCTCCGCCAAGTAGGTCATATACAATATCAACGCCAATATTATCAGTAAGTTTAAGGCATTCTTGTACAAAATCTTGAGTGGAGTTATTTATAATATGCTTGCAGCCTAAAGATTTTACAAATGCTGCTTGGGTATCATTTAACACCGTAGCTATTACATTAAGCTGATAAAATTTCGCTACTTGTATGAGAATATGGCCTAAACCCCCGGCAGCACCATGTACTAATATATATTGACCTGGCCTGGTTTTAATAGTTCTTCTCAGCAAGTAGTGTGCGGTAATAGCCTTGGAAAAACAGGATGCTAACATTTCTATATCACCTGTTTCAACAGTAATACACTGATCTTGATGTACCACATTATATTCGGCATATCCTCCGCCTGGTGCAGTGCAGTAGACTACTAGGCCGCCAGGTTCAAAACCTTGCCCTTTAACTTGGGAACCCACCTTTTGTATTTCACCAATGGCTTCATAACCTAATATAGCGGGTAATTTAGTTTTATGAATTCCTTTTCTTTTTAAAATATCACAATGATTAATTGTGAATAATAAATTTTTAACTAAAATGCCATTTTCCCCCATTGGTGGAAGCTTGGTTTCAACTAATTTGAGCTCGGTGGCAGCACCTGGCGTAGAAATTTGATATGCTTTCATAATTTAAATAAATTATTTGATATAAGTAATATGTTTTTATATGTTATCAATAGTTTAGCTATTTCTCAACTTAAAAGTAAATTTATTAATCATGCAAAGCTATTTTCATTATATATTATCTGCATATTTGGTGTTTTTCATTCCTTTAAGCTTATATACAGGCCTGGTATGGTACAGGTTAAAAAAGATTAAAGCTGTTATTCAATAAAATGAGCAGAAAAAAACTTAAGCCTAAATATAATAGAATTATTTTTATTTCTATTAGTATTTTATCATCTATTGTTGGTTTGTATTTAATATTTAGTCAATTTAATAACAATATTGTGTTCTTTTTTTCACCTGCGCAAATTTCACTACAAGAAGTGGCTGGAAAAACTATTCGCGTTGGCGGTTTGGTGCGAGAAGGTACGGTAAATAAAAATATAAATAATACTACCCTCCATAGATTTGTGATTACTGATAACAAACAAGATTTGCTAATAGAGTATAATGGCATGCTACCAAATTTATTTAGGGAGAATCAAGGTGTTGTGGCTAAAGGAAAATTAACCGGTAATAAATTTGTGGCAAGTGAGCTGCTAGCTAAACATGATGAAAAATATATGCCTAAAGAAGTTGCTGATAGTTTAAAAGAGCAGGGGTTGTATCGTAATACAGGTGAGAAAGCACCATGATTGCAATATTTGGGCAATGTTTACTCTATCTGATATTGCTTAATAATTCAGCAATTATAATGGCAAGCTTTAAGCAAAAATTTGAGCTGCATCAAAAGCTTGTGTCGAGCTTACTTTTTTTGTCAGTCATAACTGTTATTAACTTGATATATGCGTTTATTGTTTCAGATTTTTCAGTACTTTTAGTTTATTTACATTCTCATACCTTAAAGCCATTGTTGTATAAAATAGGAGGTGCTTGGGGAAATCACGAGGGTTCACTGCTGTTAATGACTTTGGTGATCAATATTTATTTATGGGTGTTTAATAAATATACTTTGGTTGATGCAGCTTGTAAGCAAAAAGTAAGTAGCGTTAATGCTATTATCAATCTTTTTATAG
This window of the Rickettsiales endosymbiont of Stachyamoeba lipophora genome carries:
- a CDS encoding MFS transporter yields the protein MHKARFNHIRTLIIWLVPTIFFAYQFMIRNTPGLLVDELTSQFHINALQFALFSSLFYASYSLMQIPIGILLDKYNPRFVLSAVMALYSIGAIVFASTDNFYIALIARILMGIGSVIGFLGSAKMASLYFPPKQYSFLISLTFTAGFLGAMYGGKPIALLITQYSWQYIYYTFAAFGLLLSIVPLLMLTDKQEKFEDNLPSITFKDLGLYFKKYKTVVFVAICGGLMMGPTEGFADAWGVKYLTTIFHLSKSDASFAVSMVYLGLCIGGPLMVFISEKLNCDIITVLFCGFIMTISLSILLSIDHLSYAQIIACCFVTGLGCGSQVVIFTINSKLVTNEFAAITAAITNSIVMSSGFFIHLIIGFVIDLVNQGSIANNLRIYTKDELKYSLSAIPILMIIGSILIMLAYTRLSNIDRNEQT
- a CDS encoding accessory factor UbiK family protein, translating into MSNNKFFEEFQRLGASAFNTFVGSAKHFEEMLKNMVESFLLKMDLVKKDDLMATQEMIKLALEKIANLEQQIIKLQEGEHTSATSEESIKKKSPKSSKK
- the lgt gene encoding prolipoprotein diacylglyceryl transferase, with the protein product MFFHNINPVLFAFGPLEIKYYGLAYALGMLIGIELIKRVYNHNFKITPKELDTLLVYIIFGVIIGGRMGYICFYQPEKFLSLELFYIWKGGMSFHGGLGGVIAAIYLFAKKFKYNFLNITDHLSMVTPIGLFLGRIANFINGELFGRVTDRSWGVVFQYGGNIPRHPSQLYEAFFEGVVLFAVLNLLYFKTNISQYAGRLSGVFLLGYGVFRLLVENFREPDFQLGLLFGSLTMGQILSIPMILFGIILIKRATKFV
- a CDS encoding class I SAM-dependent methyltransferase — its product is MFKLLDFIKQKIIQQGFITIDEYMSLCLYDPIYGYYSTKQPFGKSGDFITAPTTSQVFGELIGLFLLNTLACNQITNNINYIELGPGNGTLLSDILRSWGRFSNLANVTNFWLVENSLSLRLTQAENLKPYSLPTLQWFDNISDFKVQNQYVMLVANEFFDALPVKAFIKINGNWHEQILMLENDQIKITHLPIISGNSEYFNQNYCTAPNGAIIELNHNAGEIAKHIDGLVIENKGIAIIIDYGFVERKGKFVSTLQSLKKHKFVDNFQYPGEADITTHVDFVELSKNIINAKYHITTQEAFLKTLGVQARFEELKKKNPHLKEMLTRQYERLVSKSQMGELFKVLIIYHPELEILNSYKL
- a CDS encoding zinc-binding dehydrogenase, giving the protein MKAYQISTPGAATELKLVETKLPPMGENGILVKNLLFTINHCDILKRKGIHKTKLPAILGYEAIGEIQKVGSQVKGQGFEPGGLVVYCTAPGGGYAEYNVVHQDQCITVETGDIEMLASCFSKAITAHYLLRRTIKTRPGQYILVHGAAGGLGHILIQVAKFYQLNVIATVLNDTQAAFVKSLGCKHIINNSTQDFVQECLKLTDNIGVDIVYDLLGGEYLNKSMKCLNYFGLLASCGDILGRPLKLNLTLADEKCLFLTRPRLEVYKAPRLELILSANEVFTMLDKKVIKPGAIRYEFNQVPEVHQLMENFETLGSQFVRI
- the ccmE gene encoding cytochrome c maturation protein CcmE; the encoded protein is MSRKKLKPKYNRIIFISISILSSIVGLYLIFSQFNNNIVFFFSPAQISLQEVAGKTIRVGGLVREGTVNKNINNTTLHRFVITDNKQDLLIEYNGMLPNLFRENQGVVAKGKLTGNKFVASELLAKHDEKYMPKEVADSLKEQGLYRNTGEKAP